One segment of Castanea sativa cultivar Marrone di Chiusa Pesio chromosome 3, ASM4071231v1 DNA contains the following:
- the LOC142629860 gene encoding ATP-dependent Clp protease proteolytic subunit 6, chloroplastic-like isoform X1, whose product MVASVISVPSSLSITCRSRSRTTSVPLFSRRNSTRSMVSALPPPYGDSLTFGLSSKTCGLPSKHEEKDFCTRTSYDAIEAAKKGNPPVMPAVMTPGGPLDLSSVLFRNRIIFIGQPVNSQVAQRVISQLVTLATIDEDADILVYLNCPGGSTYSVLAIYDCMSWIKPKVGTVCFGVAASQGALLLAGGEKGMRYSMPNSRIMIHQPQSGCGGHVEDVRRQVNEAVQSRHKIDKMYAAFTGQPLEKVQQYTERDRFLSVSEAMEFGLIDGVLETEY is encoded by the exons ATGGTAGCTTCAGTTATCTCCGTGCCTTCAAGCTTATCAATCACTTGTCGTAGCCGTAGCAGAACCACGTCAGTCCCTTTGTTTTCTCGCAG AAACTCAACGAGGTCGATGGTCTCTGCCTTGCCACCTCCATATGGTGATTCTTTAACATTTg GCTTATCCAGTAAAACTTGTGGGTTACCTAGTAAGCACGAAGAGAAGGATTTTTGTACCAGAACAAG TTATGATGCAATAGAAGCCGCTAAAAAGGGGAATCCACCTGTAATGCCGGCTGTGATGACCCCAGGAGGGCCTTTGGATCTCTCATCAGTGTTATTCAGGAATCGCATAATCTTCATTGGTCAGCCAGTCAACTCACAGGTGGCTCAGCGAGTCATATCGCAGCTTGTGACTCTGGCAACTATCGATGAGGATGCAGATATTCTG GTTTATTTGAACTGTCCTGGTGGAAGTACGTACTCTGTGCTGGCAATTTATGATTGCATGTCTTGG aTTAAGCCCAAGGTTGGCACAGTATGTTTTGGAGTAGCGGCAAGCCAAGGTGCGCTTCTTCTTGCTGGTGGAGAAAAGGGAATGCGCTATTCAATGCCAAATTCACGTATTATGATACATCAACCACAGAGTGGATGTGGG GGGCATGTGGAAGATGTGAGGCGCCAAGTGAATGAAGCGGTTCAATCTCGCCAT AAAATTGACAAAATGTATGCTGCTTTTACTGGCCAACCTCTAGAGAAAGTGCAACAATACACTGAAAGGGATCGTTTCTTGTCTGTTTCTGAG GCTATGGAGTTTGGACTAATCGATGGTGTGTTAGAAACTGAATATTGA
- the LOC142629860 gene encoding ATP-dependent Clp protease proteolytic subunit 6, chloroplastic-like isoform X2 has translation MVASVISVPSSLSITCRSRSRTTSVPLFSRRNSTRSMVSALPPPYGLSSKTCGLPSKHEEKDFCTRTSYDAIEAAKKGNPPVMPAVMTPGGPLDLSSVLFRNRIIFIGQPVNSQVAQRVISQLVTLATIDEDADILVYLNCPGGSTYSVLAIYDCMSWIKPKVGTVCFGVAASQGALLLAGGEKGMRYSMPNSRIMIHQPQSGCGGHVEDVRRQVNEAVQSRHKIDKMYAAFTGQPLEKVQQYTERDRFLSVSEAMEFGLIDGVLETEY, from the exons ATGGTAGCTTCAGTTATCTCCGTGCCTTCAAGCTTATCAATCACTTGTCGTAGCCGTAGCAGAACCACGTCAGTCCCTTTGTTTTCTCGCAG AAACTCAACGAGGTCGATGGTCTCTGCCTTGCCACCTCCATATG GCTTATCCAGTAAAACTTGTGGGTTACCTAGTAAGCACGAAGAGAAGGATTTTTGTACCAGAACAAG TTATGATGCAATAGAAGCCGCTAAAAAGGGGAATCCACCTGTAATGCCGGCTGTGATGACCCCAGGAGGGCCTTTGGATCTCTCATCAGTGTTATTCAGGAATCGCATAATCTTCATTGGTCAGCCAGTCAACTCACAGGTGGCTCAGCGAGTCATATCGCAGCTTGTGACTCTGGCAACTATCGATGAGGATGCAGATATTCTG GTTTATTTGAACTGTCCTGGTGGAAGTACGTACTCTGTGCTGGCAATTTATGATTGCATGTCTTGG aTTAAGCCCAAGGTTGGCACAGTATGTTTTGGAGTAGCGGCAAGCCAAGGTGCGCTTCTTCTTGCTGGTGGAGAAAAGGGAATGCGCTATTCAATGCCAAATTCACGTATTATGATACATCAACCACAGAGTGGATGTGGG GGGCATGTGGAAGATGTGAGGCGCCAAGTGAATGAAGCGGTTCAATCTCGCCAT AAAATTGACAAAATGTATGCTGCTTTTACTGGCCAACCTCTAGAGAAAGTGCAACAATACACTGAAAGGGATCGTTTCTTGTCTGTTTCTGAG GCTATGGAGTTTGGACTAATCGATGGTGTGTTAGAAACTGAATATTGA